One segment of Candidatus Melainabacteria bacterium DNA contains the following:
- a CDS encoding NADP transhydrogenase subunit alpha, which yields MVANRPDILRASLNGEVRNHLGTQQGTKYGAGKRAEHEVAFVKSIAVVGTGIAGLACAYMLRKNAKLTVFEQNDYIGGHTNTIYVEEDGKTVSIDTGFMVYNEVTYPYLTKLFKELNIKSQPTDMSFSVQNRALNLEWSGTGFNRIFGERKNILNLRFWKMLLELDRFNKTALAMLSNESISEYTLKEFIAREKFSDDMVNLYLLPMMSALWSAPPATMLSFPASVLIRFMFTHGLLSMYGKLDWLTVSGGASTYVKAMTESFRDSIQIGAKVVAVSPTRDGRVALRRQDGTVQEFDQCILACHGDQAFEILDSSFTAEKVLLENFKYQANTILVHKDQSVMPKNKINWASWNYLVDTKKEEAPTTTHYWMNSLQKVSDRYNYFVSLNSEALIEPSKIVRRIQYHHPIFTVAAKNAQKQLKELNKTPLRNLFLCGSYFSHGFHEDALASSIDVVNLIQGVANERHDLLFV from the coding sequence ATGGTGGCAAATCGACCTGACATACTACGTGCTTCTCTTAATGGAGAAGTTAGGAATCATTTGGGAACTCAACAAGGTACCAAATACGGTGCAGGCAAAAGAGCTGAGCATGAGGTCGCTTTCGTGAAATCAATTGCAGTTGTCGGAACCGGAATCGCAGGACTGGCCTGTGCTTATATGCTCCGCAAAAACGCCAAGCTTACGGTTTTCGAGCAGAACGATTATATAGGCGGTCATACTAACACTATCTATGTGGAAGAAGATGGAAAGACTGTTTCCATTGATACAGGCTTCATGGTTTACAACGAAGTCACGTATCCATATCTGACTAAGCTCTTCAAGGAGCTGAACATCAAATCGCAACCGACCGACATGTCATTTTCCGTGCAAAATCGTGCGCTTAATCTAGAGTGGTCGGGTACGGGTTTCAACCGAATTTTCGGAGAGAGAAAGAACATTCTCAATCTTCGTTTTTGGAAGATGCTTCTCGAACTCGATCGTTTTAACAAAACTGCACTGGCAATGCTCAGTAACGAGTCAATCAGCGAGTATACACTGAAAGAGTTCATCGCCAGAGAGAAATTCAGTGACGACATGGTCAATCTATATCTGTTGCCCATGATGTCGGCACTCTGGTCAGCTCCTCCAGCCACTATGCTCTCATTTCCAGCTTCCGTCTTAATCAGATTCATGTTCACCCATGGACTACTAAGCATGTATGGAAAACTCGATTGGCTGACTGTCTCAGGCGGCGCCAGCACCTATGTCAAAGCCATGACTGAATCATTTCGCGACAGCATTCAGATTGGCGCGAAAGTGGTGGCAGTGTCACCCACTAGAGATGGCAGAGTAGCGCTTCGCAGACAGGACGGAACGGTCCAAGAATTTGACCAGTGCATCCTCGCGTGCCACGGCGACCAGGCATTTGAAATACTCGACAGCTCTTTTACAGCAGAGAAAGTTCTGCTCGAGAATTTCAAATATCAAGCCAATACAATTCTGGTGCACAAAGATCAGTCTGTGATGCCAAAGAATAAGATCAACTGGGCCTCCTGGAATTATCTGGTGGACACAAAAAAGGAAGAAGCTCCGACAACCACACACTATTGGATGAACAGCCTGCAAAAGGTTTCCGATCGATACAACTACTTCGTATCACTCAACTCAGAGGCACTGATAGAGCCATCCAAGATCGTGCGGCGCATCCAGTATCATCATCCAATTTTCACGGTGGCAGCGAAAAATGCGCAGAAGCAACTGAAAGAATTGAACAAAACACCTCTGAGAAATCTCTTCCTATGCGGAAGTTATTTCAGCCACGGATTCCACGAAGATGCCCTCGCTTCATCAATCGACGTTGTAAACCTCATTCAAGGAGTCGCTAATGAAAGACACGATCTCCTGTTTGTATGA
- a CDS encoding DUF1365 domain-containing protein produces the protein MKDTISCLYECNITHQRMKPRPHRVEHSMFSFYIDLDELPLLEQKNRLIAVNKMALYTLRDRDHFDESDKPLKQKVIEYVKGIKPNLEIASVRVLTNLRFLNYVFNPITVFFCFDPTMQLQCAVAEVGNTFGEKKPYLLLSNGTSNLKDRQPKNFYVSPFINLDTDVVFDLDSPDARLKLNINSVESGEIVLAANMRGSRIALTDRNLLLMTLKYPFVTFFVIGAIHLHALFLWLKKVPFITKEANAHLQTGVLRPYPSSGERQ, from the coding sequence ATGAAAGACACGATCTCCTGTTTGTATGAGTGCAATATTACTCATCAAAGAATGAAGCCCAGACCGCACCGTGTTGAGCACTCGATGTTCTCGTTCTACATCGATCTGGATGAGTTACCGCTCCTGGAGCAGAAAAACCGCCTTATTGCCGTCAACAAAATGGCGCTGTATACGCTTAGAGACAGAGACCACTTTGATGAGAGCGACAAACCGCTCAAACAAAAGGTGATTGAATACGTAAAAGGAATCAAGCCAAATCTCGAAATAGCGAGCGTCCGGGTTCTGACGAACCTGCGCTTTCTGAATTACGTCTTCAATCCGATTACCGTTTTCTTCTGCTTCGACCCAACGATGCAACTGCAATGTGCAGTAGCGGAAGTAGGCAACACATTCGGCGAGAAGAAGCCTTATCTGTTGTTGAGTAACGGAACGTCGAATCTAAAAGACAGGCAACCGAAGAATTTTTACGTCTCTCCATTCATCAATCTCGATACCGATGTAGTCTTTGATCTCGACAGTCCCGACGCTCGACTCAAACTCAACATCAACTCTGTTGAATCGGGAGAAATCGTACTGGCTGCGAATATGCGCGGCAGCAGGATAGCTTTGACAGACAGAAACTTGCTCTTAATGACTTTGAAATATCCGTTCGTCACTTTTTTCGTGATTGGCGCCATTCATCTGCATGCCCTTTTTCTCTGGCTGAAAAAAGTTCCTTTCATTACCAAGGAAGCTAACGCACATTTGCAAACAGGCGTTCTTCGCCCGTATCCGTCCTCAGGAGAGCGACAATGA